The following nucleotide sequence is from Acyrthosiphon pisum isolate AL4f chromosome A2, pea_aphid_22Mar2018_4r6ur, whole genome shotgun sequence.
catacgaTTGCTATTTAGTATTAACACTATTAACCATACGGTACTCCACcgaagtataaattatattttacccaATACAATAATTACGGCCAACTCTTGGCCGCCGCATGGCATTGAATTAATCACGCTAATGATGACACATTTAGCGATTGCACCGCAACCGTCAGTCGACAGTTGTTGAcaggaaaacattttttaatatcgcCGCGTCTTACAGTTTTTTTTCGCTCTCGTACAGATGATTTTAATATCGAATCCATAATtttcgttgaaaaaaaaaaaataataaataaacactcgCACGTCACTCATTATacggataataatattcaatataatgatCGTTGCGATTGTGTGGCGGTCATTTCACGTATATAACCTACCTATggagaatataaaaaaaaacaccgatCGACAACCTCCCATTTATAGCTCTGTCGGTTTCGCAAGACCGCGTCGCCAAGATATTCatctggtatataataataatatataatcggaAACATTTTCAGCGATCGCGACTGTGCACACACAAACAAacacaaatatatgtatatgtaatatactgtaattatattatcgtgGTTCTAtgcgctataatatatatatatacctaattacgcaaggtatatggtatatggtatgtgtgtgtgcgtgtgtgtggtGTCCCTTTTCGTCGGCGTCGGCCCTTTCTAATCGTGCGGTCCACGGCGGCGATGGTAAAGCACAGGCCATCAATCACGAACTGTGTATATGTGTATCTAtctgtgtatacataatattattatttattattgttaagtaaCTTCGTTTAGCGACGCGTTGACAATCGTCGCGGTAGTTGTGCATGCATTCGCGGTGATACGATCGTTGCGGACTTGACCCCGTACGAGCTGTAGTCGTGTCCCATCTCtatatagaaatagaaataacaCACGCGCGTCTCGTGTCCGGCCAAATTCGATTTTTCGTCGACGACTGTCGTACATGAATTATTGTTGTACGGACCAAACAGCGGTGCGGCTGTGCGGGTAAACAATAGCCGTCTCGCCGAAAACGAATGTCGTCTTATCCAACTGCTGCAgaagtcttataatattaattattatacgtccTGCAGCGATGATTGATTGACTGTCGCCGCGTTGtcggtaaaatataaaaacagtacTTACAGTTTTGATTGGGACCGTGCACAATTTTCCGACCCCTCAGACTTTTCCAAATTCCTGTGATGAAATCCATAAGTTATACTCGAATGATAACGTTTCTAACGACTCGCAACGTTAAATTCCCGTGACCGGGTTTGCGCCGTTCGAATCAACGTATATTATACCAGAGATCATATGTAAATGGCGGCGCAAggacgaaaaatatattttttaattattatttttaatggtgaATTAAATGAGTTtttcattagttttaatttattttttttattttgcctttACTTTATTTGAACATTGAACCGCGTACGTTCAAAAATTTGATTGCCCCGAAAACTTCATGAATTACTAAAGTggccaaaaatattaatcgtagatCCCTGGCGTATATGCTATGTATATAGTTAATGTATGAATGGTAgcgaaaaacagaaaaaaaaattgtacctaattgTCTGGCACAGGTCTGCAAAGTATTTGCctacatataatgtatatatatatatatatattatatatgtgtatatattattatgtgtgcacATTTAACCGCCGCCGCCTCTCTCTTCTCCGAAATAATTCTTTCATTGCGACGGCCAAAGCTGAGTTTTACAATGTGTTGTTATCGGTTCGAcggaaaaaaattctattttttggCGTCCAACCGCCGCCGCCACAATGTCCACATAATGACACGTATAATTCATTCTGCCGCGCCACAGCCTGTAAAAATCTCAACGTTTTACTCTCCGCGGTGcgtgttatgtaattttttttcccccgTTCTTCTTTTCACTCGCCCGCAGATTCAAATTAATATCCCGCGACAGTCTTAACGTCTTCTTAAGCCAGCGCGCCGCCGCCGGCCGTACCGAAATAGAAAAACCCGCTTGTACGCTCGTAAAAATAACGGAGGCGATGgagattatgattttttttaactactcgATCCTcttatacatacacacacatgcaCGTACAGGCACACTATACATTACGCCCATTAATTTATGACCGAAACCATAAGCGTAATAATTGTGTACGCACGCGACACATTTATATTCTTTGGTTTATTCATcttggttataattatttttatgaatttttattttgttttgtttcagcTCTCAAAGTCAAGTTGATGTTGAGGAGACCCATTAACCAATTGGTTGCCCAAGGAATTATGCCCTGTAAGTATACAACCACGCCCGGCAGATACCTAGCGTCACGCAAGACGGTGTTAAGACTCGCCCCCTATGTTTTATGATGCACCACCGCCCTTTAGGTTAAACGACCCTTTACAATTAGAAAATCACACATTGTGTTTTCGGCATGCAACGCTTCTTTTATTTTAGTCGTCAactctgaaaaaaatatgtatttaatccAAGGCCTTTgatcgtttatttatatattatattatactgaatactGATTATAAACAGTGTATCAGTCGCCTCGTCTTGCGGTCGACATTTtatggtttaattattttttgtcgatactacctaacctaacctagtaTGATGGTGTATCAGCTAGTGGTTGTGCTTTAGTCTACTAATCTAATCATCGCTTGGCGTATTCTCAGGTTTGAAAAGCCCACCAGCCTTCCATGAACAACGACAAAAGTTGGAGAGGGCCAAGATGGGCGATCTGTTGAAAGCCAAAATTCAACAGAGGCCTGACAAACAGCAGCTGGTAAGACAGCACATATTAGAGGACGTCGGTGACGTGGACCGATCATTAGCCGAACGTCAGCGCATGTTGGTCAAGTGTCGTTTGGCAGATTCACTAAATACCCAACTAGCACACAGGCCCGGTCCTTTGGAATTGATCAAAAAGAATATACTCCACACGGACGAGCCCATTGAAAGGGCCGTTAAAGGTATGTGTATAAATTTGTCACAAATTCAGGTAAATATTCCTGAAAAGTTCATGGTTGACCGTTTATAGTAAGTACCAACCGAAGGTGCAAAGAACAGCTTAAATTTATCTACCCCTAACTTAGCTCTCTTTATGtcagtgaattattatttacggtagaaatatatcacaaaatgaataataaataatatatggtttattTAGTATCAGTCCCAATACTTATTAAGATCTACTTATACACATTAAACAcatctactataaattataatataggaatcaATAAGAACAAAGACTATAGAAATAGGAATATAGACTCTTTTCtatatattgaacaaaatacaGTTGTTGGTATAAATTCATCATTATGTGGCTGTCATGTTTGACTTTTTATCTTGTCTTGACTGGTATgcgttaatttgtttttcagagGGTCAGATTGAGTTCAAAGCCACCAGCGAAGGACAAAAAATCAAGCCTGAACTCCCTGATCAGTATTTGACACTAGACGAAGACTCTCAGAGTTCGGGTGGCGCTGGAAGTTCGTGTTccccaccaccgccaccgccacctccaccgccaccgccaTCATCGGTAGCGCTGACCCATAGGCCAGCGTATGATATGATAGAGACGGCCGCTGCCAACGCCGGTATCGTCACCTTAACGTTACTACCTTCACCCCTGGGCTCATCCACGTCCAGCTTATCACCGATGAGTTCTGTTGCCTCGCCACCACCCCCAGCACCTCCTCCAATGCCTCCGTCGTCCCTACCGCTACAGGTGCATGGGCAGCAGCCGGCACCTGGTAAGGACAAGAACCGAAAAAAGAGCAAGAGTAAGTCGCAAGCGAAGACGAGAACGATTAAGTTCCACGAGTACAAAGGACCACCGAGTGCGCATAAGTCACAAAATCTAAACGCAAATTCGGCTGAGACCTCATACGAGCTGCTTTTACAGCAGCAGCAGTTGTTCTTGCAGTGGCAACTCGAGTGGCAACAAAAAGTATGAGATTGTGTGTACATTTTCTCTGGTGAaagttttaatgatttaaattgattttttttcgtaGTATCCTCAACTCATACTGCCCGCTCCACCACACAAATCGACCTCGTCAATCGTTGAGCAATCTTCTACcgtatcgtcgtcgtcgtcgttgtcgtcctCGCCATCGTCTGCGTCGTCTACGACGTCTGCCCAGACCATCAACAATCTACCACAGATTATTGAAACCCGTTCGTTACGAAATCTCGACGATTTAAAGGGTCAGTATTATATGGAACTATATTGGTTTATACGTAAACACTAAACacctgtataaaaaattaaaaacattctaatataatttttgttttgggtagcttaataattttttgtaattaattatttttaattttgggtTTAGTGAGTGACTTAAAGGCTGAACTGAAGAAACGTAATTTACCCGTGTCTGGGCCAAAACCACAGTTGATTGAAAGGCTACGGTCGTTCGCTGAACACAATTCGGATTTGTCGAACATAATGCTATCGCCCGGCAATCATTCGAATCCGAACAGTCCTCCGCGGTCATCGTCtacgccgccgccaccacctcCTCCACCCCCACCCCCACCCTTACCATCACCAGGATCCCAAAATACGCCGGAAGAAGACCGCATCATACGGGAACAGCAGAGGCGTATTGAACAGTTACAAAAACAACTGCTTAACTCCCAACTACAGCTTCAACAACAACAGCAGACCAGGGTACAAACATTccaggtaattaaaaatataaatgcgcCTACTTAACACACATTTACCAAAAAAGCAACTGGCTtaagtaaatgtataaaactacATAGCAATAACAACgcacttaaaaatatactttaatatactttattaatttaatgattgaaATGTAATACCACATAATCGAATCTATATTAcgagttaattaaatataatcaacaGTACCTAACGTCAAATTTAATGacctaaataaatatgtttaaacccattttagtttatttttttgttgattgcaacagtttattattttaagatataaatgcatacatgatatattttatatattggtatggatattatttaagaatttcTATAAGAAACAACGTGTTGTTCCTGGTCAATTTTTCGACATTTTACGTAACAAAAACCCCGTGTGTGTAAACGACTGTGCTCTGTTTCAGCATAGTATTTACAATTGTCGCAATTGTTGCTAGTTAGGTTTAATGATTAAAACCATAACCGTTAACCTAAAAccgtttttttcatattattaatcgtTATCATCTATTTTTTAGCCTCATCAGCCGGTTAATGCGAAAGCAAATCTGGCAGCCTTCCTTCAGCAGCAGCAGTTGAACCAACAGCAAAAACAACAGAAACACATGATCTTGAcgacgaacaataataattcaatgaagaataacaacaacaacaacaacagcaacaacaacaataacaatctTGAAACGACTAAACGGCGGAGCAATACAATTGTATTGGACAAAGAACAAGCGGCATCAATTTTGAGTCAGTTGGACCACAACGGTCAAAGGTATGTGTCATTCattgaatttgattttattgGTTCGTCatgtttcttatattatattatatatattttagtagaacGACTTCTCTGCCTAATTTTTTGGGTACGTTCGTTCAACCCAATTTGACTACCACTACCACCAACatcatcaacaacaacaacactaatattaacaacaataataagcCGCCGATCACGGTCGTTCAGACCCCCTCTGGGTTCCACAAAGTGGCGGACGACGACAAAGTCGACATTCCCATGGTCGTGGATGATGTGAAATTGCAGCACCAATCTGCCGTAAACTTGCCGTCGCACCTGCAGCAGCTAGTTGAAAGAGTTGTAAAGTCATCTTCGGAAAATGGACACCAGGACACGTTGGAAAACAACAACCTAAGTCCAAAACAGGAGGACGTAAAACCGCCGTCACCGTCGTCGTCGCCTTACATCGATATCAACAGTCTGCCAATGGTGTTCGACGACACGAAACTGTTTCAAAATGTGAGTCAAGACTATTATATTCTGAATTCCCATATCCGGTCGGAACCTGGCGATTGGCAACCCCCTCCCCAATTTTCTCGTCAAGTCGCCGTCATTTGAAGcattacaatttgttttgttattctataatataaaaattgtttaacaatTTGGTGCCCACTTAGGGCCGTATTACAATGGTCGATTGCGCTTAACCCACTGATTTCCGAGTCTGAGACCGAATTCTGCGGTTTAACCGGAGATcgactattgtaatacgggcccttaCTGCTTTAACCGGAACACTACGTGTCCTGCCGAGATATCGATATCTTATTTTAATCGTTTATTTCTACTGACGAATTAgcttaatgaaaataaaatttgttggcTGTTTCAGGACCATCTAGTCGACCCTTGCCGGCACAACGTGTCCAAAAGTCAGATGATGGATGACGTCCTAGAGATATTGATCAGGAACGGCGAGTTGCCAGCGTCGGCGGCCCACGATCAGACGTCTGCGGGCTCCGGCGTCGATCACTCGGTGGTAAACGCCGCGTCTGACTTCGACATACACATGGACGATCCGTTTGCCATGGACGTGGTGTGCAACGACGACCTGATGATGGACGTGGATACTGACTGGCTGGATTCCCTGGATCTGCCGCCACCGTCGGCTGAACCGCTGGCCGACCTGTTCAACGGCGAAGCCACCGACAACGACTTCAAACTTCCCGCCAACATGGACTTCCTGTGGGACCGAATAGACTTCGCGACGTAAATTTAcgtgtaaaatattgttgtaccgTCGCTACGGATGTGTACACCTTTACTTCATTACACGTGCGTGTTTCGCGCTATCGTTATCGCCATTCCCCTTCGTCTACTTTTTTTTCTCCATCTCTTTATCTTTTCTTCACTCGTCCACCACCCTTTGTCCAtcaccaataaataaaatgtaaaataaacgcACGTTCGTTTACGTTAACCAGAGTGACATCATCTCCAGTCGATAGGTCGCGGtgacctatttaaataattaaaaacaatatttgaattgaCGAAAAATGATTATATGCTCATTTATTTACCAGGGTCGTGTTTACTTAAGGAATATTTATTtagagaaattataaaaatataattaatttttcttttctttttcattgctcaaaattgtattattattattattatttattttttttaaactgaaaataaaataataaaaaaaactaacccATTAAATCCATTATCTGTGGTTTacattccttaatttttatttaaaagattaaaataaaaacgtccggcataatgatatatagtgtttaatgaacaaacaaaaacattattttcaatatcatattttatttgtaataattatcttgtacataatataataatgtttgtattaaactgtcttttttaaattattattaagtattactaatttcatagttaaattatatttttatttatttttaaataaggagtaataaaatgacaaaaaagCGGTTGAAAAacgatatacataattattatttattatgtccgCTTAACCAATAAATAGGTGctgaatagttattaaaatagtaccatattattatactgtatagtgaGCGCATGTGAAACGGCATACGGCACACCTAGTGCCGTCATTTACCTCGATGGGCTGTGCGTCGTTACGGGCGGaaacagaattattattataatttttttttttttgtagaaaatatttttctctccaatgtattatacaaatatatttattaaccttTTTCTCAGCGTCttacagctatattatattaaacatttgtgACTTTTACCATTTTCCTTTTATGCTTCCTTCAtcgacatatttttataagaacaaTTGTATACGTAACATTTTTAATCTGTTCTGTTATCACTTTTACTACTATTACttatctttcttttttttttgtttttttgttttctttttttttttgtttctgtataTAAACAATGGTGCtctttacctatattatgtaatagtccatacatatttatctataaaacaatattttatgtttgtcatCCCATTCGCCAATCACGAGTAAAAAATTCATGTGTTGTTTCCTTTTAatcaatagataaaattattttaaacattccaAAAACACTAAACGAATATTAtactagaaaaatattgttaggaaatttttatcaaacaaaatttattgagaagtttttgctaaaaataaattcaaattgtatgATCAATTGGTTGCTATaacgatattaatttattatattgtgtaggcata
It contains:
- the LOC100161677 gene encoding myocardin-related transcription factor A isoform X3, which encodes MQNNISQPSPPSAEVDESPLQKSMDKNKESLKVKLMLRRPINQLVAQGIMPCLKSPPAFHEQRQKLERAKMGDLLKAKIQQRPDKQQLVRQHILEDVGDVDRSLAERQRMLVKCRLADSLNTQLAHRPGPLELIKKNILHTDEPIERAVKEGQIEFKATSEGQKIKPELPDQYLTLDEDSQSSGGAGSSCSPPPPPPPPPPPPSSVALTHRPAYDMIETAAANAGIVTLTLLPSPLGSSTSSLSPMSSVASPPPPAPPPMPPSSLPLQVHGQQPAPGKDKNRKKSKSKSQAKTRTIKFHEYKGPPSAHKSQNLNANSAETSYELLLQQQQLFLQWQLEWQQKYPQLILPAPPHKSTSSIVEQSSTVSSSSSLSSSPSSASSTTSAQTINNLPQIIETRSLRNLDDLKVSDLKAELKKRNLPVSGPKPQLIERLRSFAEHNSDLSNIMLSPGNHSNPNSPPRSSSTPPPPPPPPPPPPLPSPGSQNTPEEDRIIREQQRRIEQLQKQLLNSQLQLQQQQQTRVQTFQPHQPVNAKANLAAFLQQQQLNQQQKQQKHMILTTNNNNSMKNNNNNNNSNNNNNNLETTKRRSNTIVLDKEQAASILSQLDHNGQSRTTSLPNFLGTFVQPNLTTTTTNIINNNNTNINNNNKPPITVVQTPSGFHKVADDDKVDIPMVVDDVKLQHQSAVNLPSHLQQLVERVVKSSSENGHQDTLENNNLSPKQEDVKPPSPSSSPYIDINSLPMVFDDTKLFQNDHLVDPCRHNVSKSQMMDDVLEILIRNGELPASAAHDQTSAGSGVDHSVVNAASDFDIHMDDPFAMDVVCNDDLMMDVDTDWLDSLDLPPPSAEPLADLFNGEATDNDFKLPANMDFLWDRIDFAT
- the LOC100161677 gene encoding myocardin-related transcription factor A isoform X1, whose amino-acid sequence is MPVSSSTEVPDAKCCCKHCQDRGRGELFWKIQLDQDLVDTISSIYPEWFRQQQQQQQQQQLQQQQQQQQQQQQLQQQQHANPLTMQNNISQPSPPSAEVDESPLQKSMDKNKESLKVKLMLRRPINQLVAQGIMPCLKSPPAFHEQRQKLERAKMGDLLKAKIQQRPDKQQLVRQHILEDVGDVDRSLAERQRMLVKCRLADSLNTQLAHRPGPLELIKKNILHTDEPIERAVKEGQIEFKATSEGQKIKPELPDQYLTLDEDSQSSGGAGSSCSPPPPPPPPPPPPSSVALTHRPAYDMIETAAANAGIVTLTLLPSPLGSSTSSLSPMSSVASPPPPAPPPMPPSSLPLQVHGQQPAPGKDKNRKKSKSKSQAKTRTIKFHEYKGPPSAHKSQNLNANSAETSYELLLQQQQLFLQWQLEWQQKYPQLILPAPPHKSTSSIVEQSSTVSSSSSLSSSPSSASSTTSAQTINNLPQIIETRSLRNLDDLKVSDLKAELKKRNLPVSGPKPQLIERLRSFAEHNSDLSNIMLSPGNHSNPNSPPRSSSTPPPPPPPPPPPPLPSPGSQNTPEEDRIIREQQRRIEQLQKQLLNSQLQLQQQQQTRVQTFQPHQPVNAKANLAAFLQQQQLNQQQKQQKHMILTTNNNNSMKNNNNNNNSNNNNNNLETTKRRSNTIVLDKEQAASILSQLDHNGQSRTTSLPNFLGTFVQPNLTTTTTNIINNNNTNINNNNKPPITVVQTPSGFHKVADDDKVDIPMVVDDVKLQHQSAVNLPSHLQQLVERVVKSSSENGHQDTLENNNLSPKQEDVKPPSPSSSPYIDINSLPMVFDDTKLFQNDHLVDPCRHNVSKSQMMDDVLEILIRNGELPASAAHDQTSAGSGVDHSVVNAASDFDIHMDDPFAMDVVCNDDLMMDVDTDWLDSLDLPPPSAEPLADLFNGEATDNDFKLPANMDFLWDRIDFAT
- the LOC100161677 gene encoding myocardin-related transcription factor A isoform X2, whose product is MPVSSSTEVPDAKCCCKHCQDRGRGELFWKIQLDQDLVDTISSIYPEWFRQQQQQQQQQQLQQQQQQQQQQQQLQQQQHANPLTMQNNISQPSPPSAEVDESPLQKSMDKNKESLKVKLMLRRPINQLVAQGIMPCLKSPPAFHEQRQKLERAKMGDLLKAKIQQRPDKQQLVRQHILEDVGDVDRSLAERQRMLVKCRLADSLNTQLAHRPGPLELIKKNILHTDEPIERAVKEGQIEFKATSEGQKIKPELPDQYLTLDEDSQSSGGAGSSCSPPPPPPPPPPPPSSVALTHRPAYDMIETAAANAGIVTLTLLPSPLGSSTSSLSPMSSVASPPPPAPPPMPPSSLPLQVHGQQPAPGKDKNRKKSKSKSQAKTRTIKFHEYKGPPSAHKSQNLNANSAETSYELLLQQQQLFLQWQLEWQQKYPQLILPAPPHKSTSSIVEQSSTVSSSSSLSSSPSSASSTTSAQTINNLPQIIETRSLRNLDDLKVSDLKAELKKRNLPVSGPKPQLIERLRSFAEHNSDLSNIMLSPGNHSNPNSPPRSSSTPPPPPPPPPPPPLPSPGSQNTPEEDRIIREQQRRIEQLQKQLLNSQLQLQQQQQTRVQTFQPHQPVNAKANLAAFLQQQQLNQQQKQQKHMILTTNNNNSMKNNNNNNNSNNNNNNLETTKRRSNTIVLDKEQAASILSQLDHNGQRTTSLPNFLGTFVQPNLTTTTTNIINNNNTNINNNNKPPITVVQTPSGFHKVADDDKVDIPMVVDDVKLQHQSAVNLPSHLQQLVERVVKSSSENGHQDTLENNNLSPKQEDVKPPSPSSSPYIDINSLPMVFDDTKLFQNDHLVDPCRHNVSKSQMMDDVLEILIRNGELPASAAHDQTSAGSGVDHSVVNAASDFDIHMDDPFAMDVVCNDDLMMDVDTDWLDSLDLPPPSAEPLADLFNGEATDNDFKLPANMDFLWDRIDFAT